A genomic window from Myotis daubentonii chromosome 4, mMyoDau2.1, whole genome shotgun sequence includes:
- the PVRIG gene encoding transmembrane protein PVRIG isoform X2 has protein sequence MGRPRALVLLLALLTLCITAGTPEVWVQVQMEATKPLSLTVRCGFLGSDTISLVTAHWETRTSVSLTLEGSEERSLGPNTTFCCKFTSFPEGSQEACGNLLVTEQGLPAPASAPILRADLAGIWGISGVLLFGCVYLLHLLHRQRHWSVTKLQPALSSPPTQTQATAGSQASLASLHIPYATISTNHLCQAAMDTVLPPQPLSRWEPIPNHPAQHPAPWAPLPASARSSFISVENGLYVQAGERPPHICSNLIPFPDPLGPRAMEGRLGI, from the exons ATGGgcaggccccgggccctggtcctGCTCCTGGCACTGCTGACGCTCTGCATCACTGCCG GGACCCCTGAGGTGTGGGTGCAAGTTCAGATGGAGGCCACCAAGCCCCTGTCCCTCACTGTTCGCTGTGGATTCCTGGGATCTGACACTATCTCTTTGGTGACT GCCCACTGGGAAACCAGAACCAGCGTCTCCCTTACCCTGGAAGGGTCTGAGGAGAGAAGCCTTGGTCCCAACACTACCTTCTGCTGCAAGTTTACTTccttccccgagggctcccaggaggCCTGTGGGAACCTCCTCGTCACAGAGCAAG GGCTCCCTGCCCCTGCTTCAGCCCCTATTCTACGGGCTGACCTGGCCGGGATTTGGGGAATCTCAGGGGTCCTCCTCTTTGGCTGTGTCTACCTCCTCCACCTGCTGCATCGGCAGAGGCACTG GTCTGTCACGAAGCTTCAGCCAGCCCTCAGCAGCCCCCCGACACAGACACAAGCAACG GCAGGCAGCCAAGCCTCCCTGGCCTCTCTCCACATCCCCTACGCCACCATCTCCACCAACCACCTCTGCCAGGCAGCTATGGACACGGTCCTTCCACCCCAGCCATTGTCCAGGTGGGAGCCGATCCCCAACCACCCTGCACAGCATCCTGCCCCTTGGGcacctctgccagcctctgctcgCAGCAGTTTCATCTCCGTTGAGAATGGACTCTATGTTCAGGCAGGAGAGAGGCCTCCCCACATCTGTTCCAACCTCATCCCTTTCCCTGACCCTCTGGGGCCCAGAGCCATGGAGGGGCGTTTAGGAATTTAA
- the PVRIG gene encoding transmembrane protein PVRIG isoform X1 — protein sequence MGRPRALVLLLALLTLCITAGTPEVWVQVQMEATKPLSLTVRCGFLGSDTISLVTVSCVGADGAGGSKLAVLHPELGAQKWPPAHQAHWETRTSVSLTLEGSEERSLGPNTTFCCKFTSFPEGSQEACGNLLVTEQGLPAPASAPILRADLAGIWGISGVLLFGCVYLLHLLHRQRHWSVTKLQPALSSPPTQTQATAGSQASLASLHIPYATISTNHLCQAAMDTVLPPQPLSRWEPIPNHPAQHPAPWAPLPASARSSFISVENGLYVQAGERPPHICSNLIPFPDPLGPRAMEGRLGI from the exons ATGGgcaggccccgggccctggtcctGCTCCTGGCACTGCTGACGCTCTGCATCACTGCCG GGACCCCTGAGGTGTGGGTGCAAGTTCAGATGGAGGCCACCAAGCCCCTGTCCCTCACTGTTCGCTGTGGATTCCTGGGATCTGACACTATCTCTTTGGTGACTGTGAGCTGCGTGGGGGCTGATGGTGCTGGAGGGTCCAAGCTGGCTGTATTGCACCCAGAACTCGGCGCTCAGAAGTGGCCTCCTGCCCACCAGGCCCACTGGGAAACCAGAACCAGCGTCTCCCTTACCCTGGAAGGGTCTGAGGAGAGAAGCCTTGGTCCCAACACTACCTTCTGCTGCAAGTTTACTTccttccccgagggctcccaggaggCCTGTGGGAACCTCCTCGTCACAGAGCAAG GGCTCCCTGCCCCTGCTTCAGCCCCTATTCTACGGGCTGACCTGGCCGGGATTTGGGGAATCTCAGGGGTCCTCCTCTTTGGCTGTGTCTACCTCCTCCACCTGCTGCATCGGCAGAGGCACTG GTCTGTCACGAAGCTTCAGCCAGCCCTCAGCAGCCCCCCGACACAGACACAAGCAACG GCAGGCAGCCAAGCCTCCCTGGCCTCTCTCCACATCCCCTACGCCACCATCTCCACCAACCACCTCTGCCAGGCAGCTATGGACACGGTCCTTCCACCCCAGCCATTGTCCAGGTGGGAGCCGATCCCCAACCACCCTGCACAGCATCCTGCCCCTTGGGcacctctgccagcctctgctcgCAGCAGTTTCATCTCCGTTGAGAATGGACTCTATGTTCAGGCAGGAGAGAGGCCTCCCCACATCTGTTCCAACCTCATCCCTTTCCCTGACCCTCTGGGGCCCAGAGCCATGGAGGGGCGTTTAGGAATTTAA
- the PVRIG gene encoding transmembrane protein PVRIG isoform X3, producing the protein MGRPRALVLLLALLTLCITAGTPEVWVQVQMEATKPLSLTVRCGFLGSDTISLVTVSCVGADGAGGSKLAVLHPELGAQKWPPAHQAHWETRTSVSLTLEGSEERSLGPNTTFCCKFTSFPEGSQEACGNLLVTEQGLSRSFSQPSAAPRHRHKQRQAAKPPWPLSTSPTPPSPPTTSARQLWTRSFHPSHCPGGSRSPTTLHSILPLGHLCQPLLAAVSSPLRMDSMFRQERGLPTSVPTSSLSLTLWGPEPWRGV; encoded by the exons ATGGgcaggccccgggccctggtcctGCTCCTGGCACTGCTGACGCTCTGCATCACTGCCG GGACCCCTGAGGTGTGGGTGCAAGTTCAGATGGAGGCCACCAAGCCCCTGTCCCTCACTGTTCGCTGTGGATTCCTGGGATCTGACACTATCTCTTTGGTGACTGTGAGCTGCGTGGGGGCTGATGGTGCTGGAGGGTCCAAGCTGGCTGTATTGCACCCAGAACTCGGCGCTCAGAAGTGGCCTCCTGCCCACCAGGCCCACTGGGAAACCAGAACCAGCGTCTCCCTTACCCTGGAAGGGTCTGAGGAGAGAAGCCTTGGTCCCAACACTACCTTCTGCTGCAAGTTTACTTccttccccgagggctcccaggaggCCTGTGGGAACCTCCTCGTCACAGAGCAAG GTCTGTCACGAAGCTTCAGCCAGCCCTCAGCAGCCCCCCGACACAGACACAAGCAACG GCAGGCAGCCAAGCCTCCCTGGCCTCTCTCCACATCCCCTACGCCACCATCTCCACCAACCACCTCTGCCAGGCAGCTATGGACACGGTCCTTCCACCCCAGCCATTGTCCAGGTGGGAGCCGATCCCCAACCACCCTGCACAGCATCCTGCCCCTTGGGcacctctgccagcctctgctcgCAGCAGTTTCATCTCCGTTGAGAATGGACTCTATGTTCAGGCAGGAGAGAGGCCTCCCCACATCTGTTCCAACCTCATCCCTTTCCCTGACCCTCTGGGGCCCAGAGCCATGGAGGGGCGTTTAG